Proteins from one Akkermansiaceae bacterium genomic window:
- a CDS encoding DUF1257 domain-containing protein, producing MSHFTTIKTEVRDLEALNDACVEMDLKLIPDTTCRGYAGAVRKADHVIQLKGPYDIAVDPVEGGRYGFSADWWAGHVETEVGAGFGRLLQSYGVHKTLREARMRGLRTSRQVTEDGTILLALEGGSL from the coding sequence ATGTCTCACTTCACCACCATCAAAACCGAAGTTCGCGATCTGGAGGCCCTCAACGACGCTTGCGTCGAGATGGACCTCAAGCTCATCCCGGACACCACCTGCCGCGGTTATGCCGGGGCGGTCCGCAAGGCGGATCATGTCATCCAACTCAAGGGTCCGTATGACATCGCAGTCGATCCCGTCGAAGGCGGTCGCTATGGCTTCTCCGCCGACTGGTGGGCAGGCCATGTCGAAACGGAAGTCGGAGCGGGCTTTGGCCGGCTCCTGCAATCCTATGGAGTCCACAAGACGCTGCGGGAGGCCCGCATGCGTGGCCTGCGCACCTCACGACAAGTGACGGAGGATGGTACCATCCTTCTCGCACTAGAAGGAGGTTCCCTGTGA
- a CDS encoding DUF4339 domain-containing protein codes for MEIYIARSGNETGPYTKEQIDSLYEMGMLQLADFVWHEGMPDWMPLHGFLGMRPPVPAAGHQVGFPSNHLIGTAAYQGMVPAVSSVGSPENIVPRKFWNIWFLTGVTFGLYGLYLLPRQTWEIERITGRSRINVWLLLFLSIVTLSLFGMIYQIILAWKLQGISKEVNLAGRSGSLGVLVTISALVSCIMGFATGIPIIPAVLSAAIPLWLIQKEINLYLDGLRTG; via the coding sequence ATGGAAATCTATATCGCGCGGAGCGGCAATGAAACCGGCCCTTACACGAAGGAGCAGATTGACTCTCTTTACGAGATGGGAATGCTGCAACTGGCCGACTTCGTTTGGCATGAAGGAATGCCGGACTGGATGCCTTTGCACGGTTTTCTGGGTATGCGCCCGCCTGTGCCGGCAGCCGGTCACCAAGTCGGGTTTCCGTCCAACCATCTTATCGGAACCGCTGCCTATCAGGGAATGGTCCCCGCGGTTTCTTCGGTGGGATCACCTGAAAATATCGTTCCTCGGAAGTTTTGGAACATCTGGTTTCTGACAGGTGTGACTTTTGGTCTCTATGGATTGTATTTGTTGCCAAGACAGACTTGGGAAATCGAACGGATCACGGGGAGAAGCAGGATCAATGTGTGGTTGCTGCTTTTCCTGTCGATTGTGACTTTATCGCTCTTTGGAATGATTTATCAGATCATCCTCGCGTGGAAATTGCAGGGGATTTCAAAGGAAGTGAATCTTGCGGGAAGAAGCGGATCATTAGGCGTTCTGGTAACGATCTCGGCATTGGTTTCATGCATCATGGGATTCGCCACCGGTATTCCTATCATTCCGGCGGTGCTTTCGGCGGCTATCCCGTTGTGGCTCATCCAGAAAGAAATCAATCTTTACTTGGATGGATTACGGACAGGCTGA
- a CDS encoding transposase, giving the protein MELAVTLTKHGHPARLIAVRASPEVAARRRRQKKDKRKRNGTRASKQALAREDWNILVTNIPAELCTAGELITLYRQRWEIEIHFRGWKQSLHMRKALQRITSQTHLHAMVLAAMIFSSLVVRSKRLIMQENPGMEISGEKLFGWLSGRLKLFRTLFSSIPFDPRHFCRCKRKRDTLKQKGRNFIPLNWRQWAMGLIQSEPEASIRFADELRQFLGLKARQSFLGNNSGTETFNALANDSNSVSQTHFTCPSIRAMTPRLTSQPWSWQTAESLDCDHPS; this is encoded by the coding sequence ATGGAGCTGGCGGTCACGCTAACCAAACACGGCCATCCGGCCAGGCTCATCGCAGTGCGTGCCAGTCCGGAGGTGGCGGCCCGCCGCCGCCGGCAGAAGAAGGACAAGCGGAAGAGGAACGGCACACGGGCCAGCAAACAGGCGCTGGCCAGAGAAGATTGGAACATCCTGGTGACCAACATTCCGGCTGAGCTATGCACTGCCGGGGAGCTGATCACGCTCTACCGGCAACGCTGGGAGATTGAGATCCATTTCCGAGGATGGAAGCAATCCCTGCATATGCGCAAAGCCCTCCAGAGGATCACAAGTCAGACCCATCTTCACGCCATGGTACTGGCGGCTATGATTTTCTCATCCTTGGTGGTCCGATCCAAACGTCTCATCATGCAGGAGAATCCCGGTATGGAGATCAGCGGGGAGAAATTGTTCGGATGGCTATCCGGTCGCCTCAAGTTGTTCCGGACTTTGTTCTCATCGATCCCTTTCGATCCAAGGCACTTCTGCCGCTGCAAAAGAAAACGTGATACCCTTAAACAGAAAGGGCGCAACTTCATCCCCTTAAATTGGCGCCAATGGGCAATGGGTCTAATCCAATCGGAACCGGAAGCATCCATCAGGTTTGCTGATGAACTGCGTCAATTCTTGGGCTTGAAGGCACGCCAGTCCTTCTTGGGGAATAATTCGGGAACGGAAACTTTCAACGCTTTGGCCAATGACAGCAACTCCGTGTCGCAGACCCATTTCACCTGTCCCTCAATCCGGGCGATGACGCCCCGGCTGACGTCCCAGCCCTGGAGCTGGCAGACGGCAGAGAGCTTGGACTGCGACCATCCGAGTTGA
- a CDS encoding DUF2997 domain-containing protein, translated as MSRRILVKVSPTGGITVEAEGFQGKSCTDATNAIEEALGSRTARTLKPEFVRQVASHPLRQQLGNGGEEP; from the coding sequence GTGAGCCGCCGCATCCTGGTCAAGGTCTCGCCTACCGGCGGTATCACGGTCGAGGCGGAGGGCTTTCAGGGCAAGAGCTGCACCGACGCCACCAACGCGATCGAGGAGGCCCTTGGTTCCCGGACCGCCCGCACCCTGAAACCCGAGTTCGTCCGACAGGTAGCCAGCCATCCGCTCCGCCAGCAACTCGGCAACGGAGGCGAGGAACCATGA
- a CDS encoding helix-turn-helix transcriptional regulator, with translation MAGVNSLVQIRDFFGSHPSLAEFSTQKGFGELLGRSDAFVRRLEKGTRPITPRIAKLIETIIGVDRQWILSPAEGSIVAKGGGIYTHEMALLAVEGQVQSAFHQVQVLPETSNSDLRRLVLKEIEEILAAEAAKGSYALLGELLKLAKKGRKAK, from the coding sequence ATGGCTGGTGTGAATTCCCTTGTACAGATCCGCGATTTCTTTGGTTCGCATCCTTCACTGGCAGAATTTTCAACCCAAAAAGGTTTCGGAGAACTGTTGGGACGGTCTGATGCTTTCGTTCGGCGCTTGGAAAAGGGAACTCGACCGATAACTCCTCGGATAGCGAAGCTGATTGAGACCATCATTGGAGTGGACCGACAATGGATTCTGTCACCCGCGGAAGGTTCGATTGTGGCGAAAGGCGGTGGCATCTATACCCATGAAATGGCGTTACTGGCGGTCGAAGGGCAGGTACAAAGTGCTTTCCACCAAGTGCAGGTGCTCCCGGAGACTTCGAATTCTGACTTGCGAAGATTAGTGCTCAAAGAAATCGAAGAAATTCTCGCTGCAGAAGCTGCCAAGGGTTCTTACGCCCTGTTGGGGGAATTGCTGAAATTAGCGAAAAAGGGTCGGAAAGCGAAGTAG
- a CDS encoding PD-(D/E)XK nuclease family protein: protein MIAPSSTGRFETGLATYAGTLPDHISPTAAKSYLACSLRFYFERVACLKKPTPKNLHLGKAVHAALQAFHLARWRGGDDSPATVATAYEQAFVRLEREEGPVSFDDAAEREKSRTDGLRIVAAYLDSPEVLKGKPRAVEVKLTEEIPGLSVPLTGAMDLVEENLIPIDFKSAAAKPDIGHAAFEHEIQLVSYQLLMEAATGESPPSLDLVFLVKTKTPQVIRVKSPPADEHRKKRVTALLETAVTGIVEDRFHPQPGMHCSWCQYRRECAAWLPHERVERRAA from the coding sequence ATGATCGCTCCGTCATCCACAGGGCGGTTCGAGACCGGCCTCGCCACCTATGCCGGGACGCTCCCGGACCACATCAGTCCGACGGCGGCCAAGTCCTACTTGGCATGTTCCCTCCGCTTCTACTTCGAACGGGTGGCCTGCCTGAAGAAACCGACGCCAAAGAACCTGCACCTAGGCAAGGCGGTCCACGCCGCCTTGCAAGCGTTCCATCTCGCCCGCTGGCGGGGTGGAGACGATTCCCCGGCAACCGTCGCCACTGCCTACGAACAGGCTTTCGTCCGTCTCGAACGTGAGGAAGGTCCGGTAAGCTTCGACGATGCCGCGGAGCGGGAGAAGTCCCGCACCGATGGCTTGCGGATCGTCGCCGCCTACCTCGACAGCCCGGAAGTTCTGAAAGGAAAGCCCCGCGCCGTCGAAGTGAAGTTGACCGAGGAAATCCCCGGCCTGTCCGTCCCGCTCACCGGCGCGATGGATCTGGTCGAGGAGAACCTGATCCCCATCGACTTCAAATCCGCCGCGGCAAAACCCGACATCGGGCATGCGGCCTTTGAGCACGAGATCCAGTTGGTGTCCTACCAGCTCCTCATGGAAGCGGCCACGGGCGAGAGTCCGCCGTCGTTGGATCTGGTGTTCCTCGTGAAGACGAAGACGCCGCAGGTGATCCGGGTGAAATCCCCACCTGCCGACGAACATCGGAAGAAGCGGGTGACCGCCCTTCTCGAAACCGCCGTCACCGGCATCGTGGAGGATCGTTTCCATCCGCAGCCGGGGATGCATTGTTCCTGGTGCCAGTACCGCCGTGAATGTGCGGCCTGGCTGCCGCACGAGCGGGTGGAAAGGAGGGCTGCATGA
- a CDS encoding AAA family ATPase: MQQQLIPYLRAGYAGLAVITAEEARAEAEIAATCAKLGRNLSAWSSSEGLVDTNERRAQPCSDPLEALQLIGPKFAGESPRHVIVMRDLQLHLEQTDPMLVRRLKDLLRLAKANGHALILLGCRLRLPAELDHEITRIDFALPGPSELGSVLNGIVESAKLTSPQEDEREEILHAALGLTTIEAENVFALSVVESGKLDPAVISREKARTLKRNGLIEVIETKPSLDAIGGLDNLKQWLETRKHAFSTEAKEFGLPAPKGLLIVGIPGTGKSLTAKATATAFGIPLLRLDMGKVFGGIIGQSEANLRSVIQTAEAIAPCVLWIDEIEKGFSGTKSGGSTDGGTSARLFGTFLCWMQEKEKSVFVVATANDVSKLPPEFVRKGRFDEMFFVDIPTAAERGMIWQVVVKKHWRKPTDFDCVELARVTEQFTGAEIEAVFIEAMFTAFSENRTPKLRDVARAAVDTRPIIHQMDTEIVRLRDWARGRAREAGGDDPVPKKRSRRRFEDN, from the coding sequence ATGCAACAACAGCTCATTCCCTACCTGCGAGCCGGATATGCCGGACTCGCTGTCATCACCGCTGAGGAAGCGCGGGCGGAGGCGGAAATCGCCGCCACCTGTGCCAAGCTCGGACGCAACCTTTCTGCCTGGTCTTCTTCGGAAGGTTTGGTGGACACCAACGAACGCCGGGCACAACCCTGTTCTGATCCTCTGGAGGCCCTCCAGTTGATTGGACCGAAGTTCGCCGGTGAAAGCCCGCGCCATGTCATCGTGATGCGGGATCTCCAGCTCCATCTGGAGCAGACCGATCCGATGCTGGTCCGCCGGTTGAAAGATCTACTTCGGCTCGCCAAGGCCAACGGTCACGCGCTGATACTGCTCGGCTGCCGCCTGCGGCTTCCCGCAGAACTGGACCACGAAATCACTCGCATCGACTTCGCGCTCCCGGGACCCTCCGAACTCGGCTCCGTCCTCAATGGAATCGTCGAGTCGGCTAAGCTTACCAGCCCGCAGGAAGACGAGCGCGAGGAGATCCTCCACGCGGCACTCGGCCTAACGACCATCGAAGCGGAGAACGTCTTCGCCTTGTCCGTTGTCGAAAGCGGCAAGCTTGATCCCGCCGTCATCTCCCGTGAAAAGGCCCGCACCCTCAAGCGGAACGGTCTGATCGAAGTCATCGAAACCAAACCCTCGCTCGATGCCATAGGGGGACTGGACAACCTGAAGCAGTGGCTCGAAACGCGGAAGCACGCGTTTAGCACCGAAGCGAAGGAGTTCGGTCTCCCGGCACCGAAAGGCCTGCTCATCGTTGGTATCCCCGGCACGGGCAAGAGCCTGACGGCGAAGGCAACCGCCACCGCGTTCGGCATCCCCTTGCTCCGCCTCGACATGGGCAAGGTGTTCGGCGGGATCATCGGCCAAAGTGAAGCGAACCTGCGTTCCGTCATCCAGACCGCCGAGGCTATCGCGCCATGCGTGCTGTGGATCGACGAGATCGAGAAAGGCTTCTCGGGCACGAAGAGCGGCGGCAGCACCGATGGCGGTACCTCCGCCCGGTTGTTCGGCACCTTTCTGTGCTGGATGCAGGAAAAGGAGAAGTCCGTGTTCGTCGTCGCCACGGCGAACGATGTTTCCAAGCTCCCGCCCGAGTTCGTCCGCAAGGGTCGCTTCGATGAGATGTTCTTCGTGGACATCCCGACTGCGGCCGAGCGCGGAATGATCTGGCAGGTCGTCGTGAAGAAGCATTGGCGCAAGCCGACGGACTTCGACTGCGTGGAGCTCGCACGGGTGACCGAGCAGTTCACAGGTGCCGAGATCGAGGCGGTGTTCATCGAGGCCATGTTCACGGCCTTCTCCGAGAACCGGACACCCAAGCTTCGCGATGTGGCGCGCGCAGCTGTTGATACCCGTCCGATCATCCACCAGATGGACACCGAGATCGTTCGTCTCCGCGACTGGGCGAGAGGACGGGCAAGGGAAGCCGGCGGCGATGATCCCGTTCCGAAGAAACGGTCCCGCCGCCGCTTCGAGGACAACTGA